CAGCTTTTAAAGCTTTAGCAGAAAAATCTATTAATATTAGAGCAATAACCACCTCGGAAATTAAAGTTTCTATTTTAATTGATAGTGCTTATACAGAATTAGCAGTTAGAACTTTACATAATGTTTACGAATTATACCAATCAGACCACGAAATAGAACCTTAGTTATTTAACTAATTTACTATGGGGGAAAATCAATGCTAGATAATTTAGTTGATCCCAAAGCCAAAGCTTTACTAACTAATTTACGTCTTTCTTTAACTGAAAATCATCATCCACAACAACGGCTTAATGATATCGTAGAAAAAATAGCTTCGTTTTTAAACACGGATATTTGTTCTATATATATATTACAAGCTGATGATTCGCTACAATTATATGCTACTAAAGGTTTAAATCAGGAGGCTGTTCATAAAGTTCGTTTAGTTCTAGGACAAGGTTTAATAGGAACAATTGCGGCCTCTAACCGTATCTTAAATTTAAAACATGCGCCAGATCACCCTAACTTTTATTACGTTAAAGAAACTAATGAAGATGATCTATCCGCCTTTTTAGGTGTGCCTATTTTACGCATGGGTAGATGTTTTGGTGTATTAGCTATTCAGAGTAAAGAACAAAAATTATATTCTGATGAAGAGTTAAATGCTCTAAAAACTAGCGCTATAGTTTTATCTGAATTAATGAGAGCTGGTGAATTACCCTTTTTTGAACAAAGCCGTTTTGCTTATGATCTTTTTCAGCCTTTATCTTTAGCTGGCGTATCTTTAAATAAAGGTTTAGCGATTGGTTCAGTAATTTTACAAGAACCAATAATAGTTATAGATAAGATCTTAAATGACAATGTTGAACAAGAGTTAATAAGACTACAGACAGCTTTAGAAGAAACAAGACTATTAATAAATAATATGCTTAACCGCATAGATATAGTGAATACAGAAGAATCTAAAGATATTCTTGAAACCTACAAAATGTTTGCTTACGATAAAGGCTGGATTAATAGAATTGAAGCATCTATACAGCAAGGTTTTAGTGCAGAAGCATCTGTAGAGAAAGAAAGAAACGAAATTAAAGCACGTTTCCAACGTATTCAAACACCATATCTTAAAGAAAGATTTTCTGACTTTGAAGATTTATGTAATCGCCTACTAAGAATATTAATGGGTAAAAATACGCAAATAGAAGCTAAAAATTTACCTAAAGGCTCTATTTTAATAGCTAGGTCACTTTCAGCAGCACAATTATTAGACTATCCTAATGGTCATCTCACTGGATTAGTTTTAGAAGATGGTAGCCGACATAGCCACGTTACTATAGTAGCGAAATCTTTAGGAATTCCTGTAATTGGTCAAATAGATAATATTACTGAGCTAGCAGCCAATGGTAATAAAATTATACTAGATGGCGATCTAGGTGAATTACATTTAAGACCAAGTGAAGAATTAGAGCAAAAATACAAAATTAAAGATCAGCTTAATCAAGCTAAGGTTTTATCTTATCGACAACAAAAAGATACAGCTACTATTACCAAAGATGGTGTTGAAATTAAATTATTTCTAAATGCTGGTTTATCTGTTGATCTTAAACATCTTGAAGAAACTGGAGCAGCTGGTATAGGGTTATTACGTACTGAGCTCCACTTTATGATGGCTAATCACTTACCTAGGTTAGAAACTCAAGAACAATTTTATCGATCTATAATAAATCAGGCTAAAGGTAAACCTGTAATTTTTAGAACTTTAGATGTAGGAAGTGATAAACATTTATCATATTTCCCTAATAAGTCACTGGAGCAAAACCCCGCATTAGGCTGGCGTGCTACTAGGCTTGCATTACAACGCCCTGCTTTATTACGTAATCAATTAAGAGCACTGTTACGGGCTAGTAATGAAATAGATTTACATATCATGTTTCCGCTTATATCTGAAGTTTTTGAACTAAAAGCGTTAAAAGCCTTGGTAGATAAAGAATTAGCTTACTTAAATAACTTTGGTTATAAGACACCTAAAAAATTATATTTAGGTTCCATGATAGAAGTCCCCTCATTATTGTGGCAATTAGATGAATTATTTAATGCTGTAGATTTTGTATCTATTGGATCTAATGATCTATTTCAATTTTTTGTGGCCGCTGATCGTTGTAATAAATTATTAAGTGATTATTTTGATCCTTTATCTGGTTCTTTTCTACGCTGTTTGTTAAATATTATTCAAGCAGGAGAACGCCATAAAAAAACTGTCAGTTTATGTGGTGAAATGGCGAGCGATCCATTAATGGCGATGGCTCTTATAGGGTTAGGCTTGAAACAATTTTCAGTAAACGCTATGAATTTTGGTGCTGTAAAAAATATGTTAATTTCTTTAAATGCGAAACAGCTACAAGCAGAATTTATAAAAATAATTCAGCAACCAATTACTACAGCTTCTTCAAGAGAATGGTTAGAAAAATTTGCAAAAGATAATAAAGTTGAGTTATAAAGGATAAATTAAAGGCTTTAACATGATAACATTTTTATAACATGTCTACCACAAACTGAAAAATTAGATCTAACGATCTATTTCAATCTTATGGCAAATGGCAATTATAATAAGTTATTACGTAATAATTTTAATTCTTTATCTCATTACTTCCTCGCTGTTTGTTAACCATTATTCAAACAAGGAACGTATAAAAAACTGTTAGTTTAGGTAGTGAAATGACAAGTCATACATTAATAGCAACCATGTTGTGATAAAATTAAACAATTTTCAGTAAACGCCATAAATTTTGGTACATAAAAATATATTAATATCTTTAAATGCTAAACAACTGCAAATAAATTTATAAAAATAATTCATAAACTAATTGTCACAGCTTCTTTATGAGAATAGTTAGAAACATTTGCAAAAGATAATAAAGTTAAGCTATAAAAGAGTAAATTAAAGGTTTTAAAATGATAACATTTTCATTAACACGTCTAGAACAAGTTGAAAAAAGATTTCAAACCATAGAACATCAACTAACACAAGATATCGACCCTTCAACTTATGCTTCACTGGCTTCTGACTATGCAGAACTACAAGAGCTTGTTATGGCTATCCGTAATTGGAAAAAAGCTAACCATGAACTTAATGATATTGAGCAATTACTAAAAGATACTAATGCCGATAGTGATATGAAAATAATGGCTCAAGAAGAAAAGTTAGCGCTACAAACACAAATAGAAGAATTAGCTCAACAGATCAAACTTCTCATGCTACCTAAGGACGAATCTGATAGTAAAAATGTTATCTTAGAAATACGCGCTGGAACAGGTGGACTAGAAGCGGCTTTATTTGCCGGAGACTTGTTCCGTATGTATGAAAAATATGCCGCTTCCAAAAAATGGAAAGTAGAAATTGTATCTACCAGTGAAGGAGATGCAGGAGGCTTTAAAGAAATAATAGCATCAATATCTGGTAAGTCTGTTTTTTCCTATTTAAAATTTGAATCGGGTGTACATCGAGTTCAGAGAGTTCCAGATACTGAGGCTTCCGGGCGCATTCATACCTCTGCCGCAACCGTGGCTGTATTACCAGAAGCTGAGGAAATAGATATTGAAATAAAAAATGAAGATATAAGAATAGATACTATGAGAGCCTCTGGTGCTGGTGGACAACATGTTAACACTACAGATTCTGCTGTAAGAATAACTCACATTCCTACTGGTATTATAGTTGTACAAGCAGAAAAATCACAACATCAAAACCGTGAACGTGCGATGCAAGTCTTAAGATCTAGACTTTACGACATGCAAAGGCAACAAGCAGAAGCAGAAAGATCAGCTCATAGAAAAGGACAAGTAGGCTCTGGAGATCGTTCAGAACGTATTCGTACTTACAATTTTCCACAAGGTCGCGTAACTGATCATCGCATTAATTTAACCTTATATAAATTAGATAAAATATTAGAGGGCGATCTGAATGAGTTAATCTCCGCCTTGATAACAGATCAACAAAGTAAGTTATTAGCTGAAATGGATCAATGAATTGAACGGGATTTCCTTATCAAAATTATGGCAACAGAGCAAATTAAAACTTGAAATTCTATGTAACGATGATAATAGAAATATTATTTATCTGGAAGGTAGATTATTATTAGCATTTGTCTGCAAAATTCACTGGCAAGAAATTTTTCTTAATCCTGATAAAATTATCGCAAACGATAAAGTACAACTACTGAATGATTATCTTGAACGATTAATTAACCAGGAGCCTATATATCGTATTATAGGCTGTAAAGATTTTTATGGAAGAGAATTTAAATTTTCTAACAATATTTTAGAACCACGAGATGATACTATTGCTCTGATAGAATTAGTAAGACCCATATTAGTCAAACAGAACCATCTTACTGCTCTAGACATAGGATGTGGAAGTGGCATCATAACTGTAACTCTCTTAGCTGAATTTCCTCACTTGGAAATGACAGCGGTAGATATTTCCGCAGAAGCATTAAAAATCACTCTTGATAATGCTATTACTCATCAAGTTAATGATCGCCTTACCTTAATTAATAGCGATTTATTTAACAATCTAACTGGTAAATTTAACTTAATTATCTCTAATCCACCTTATTTAAGTCAAGATGATATGAATAACCTTGATAATAAAGTTAAAAATTTTGACCCGCATATAGCTTTATTTGGCGGCGAAGATGGATTAAAATTCTACAAAAATATTGCTAAGCAAGCTAAAGATTTTTTAGCTAATAATGGATATATAGCTGTAGAAATAGGTAAAGGACAAGCTACGGATATAATTAAAATTTTTACTAATGAGAATTTCAACTTTTTACAATATAACAAAGATCTAGCGGGGATAACTAGAGCTTTATTATTTCAGAATGATTAAACAAATCACTAATAAATTAATTTTTATTTAGATTATTACTTTTAATTACATCTTCTAAATTATCAATTATTGTTTTTATTAGATCTCTGTCATCACCTTCTCCCATGATTCTAATGAGCGGTTCAGTGCCCGAAGGACGAATAACCAAACGACCTATATTATGTAACTTAGCTTCTGCCTCTTTTATTACCTGTTTTACTTTTTCATTATTAATAATATTTTTATTAATAATAGGTATATTTTTATAATATTGCGGTACTTTTTCAAATTGATGTGCTAATTGACTTAAAGTTTTTTGCTGTTCTTTTGCATAACCAATAACCTGTAAAGCAGCTATCAAACCATCACCCGTAGTCGCAAAATCAGATAATACTACATGTCCAGATTGTTCACCACCCACGTTATATCCATTTTTCCGCATATATTCCACGACATAACGATCACCTACTTGTGTTCTAATTAAATCCAGCCCTTTACCATTTAAAAAACGCTCTAGACCAAGATTAGACATTATAGTGGCAACTACTCCACCCCCTCGTAATTTTTGCTCTTCCATCCATTTTCGCACAATAATAGCTAGTAACTGATCTCCATCTACTATATGACCATTTTCATCAACCATTACTACACGATCAGCATCACCATCTAATGCCATCCCCATATCAGCTCTAGTTTCTTTTACTTTTTTTATCAAAGAATCTAAATTAGTAGAACCACAACCCTGATTAATATTAAGGCCATTTGGTTGATCATTAATCGTTATTACTTCAGCACCTAATTCCCACAATGCACAAGGAGCCGCTTTATAACCAGCACCATTAGCACAATCCACGACTATACGTAATCCTGATAAAGAAATATTACCTAGAGTTCTTTTAGCAAATTCAATATATCTATAAATATCACCGCTAACTCTTCTTGTTCTACCAATATACTCATCTTTTGCAAAATATTTAGTTAGATCACTCTGCATTAATCTTTCTATTTTCAATTCTAACTCATCAGAGAATTTATAACCATCAGGACAAAATAACTTAATACCATTGTCATAATAAGGATTATGAGATGCAGATACCATCACCCCTACATCAGCGCGCATAGATCTACATAACATTGCTACCGCAGGTGTAGGAATAGGACCGAGCAGAAAAACATCAGCAGCTACTGCTGTAAAACCAGATACCAAAGCATTTTCTAACATATAACAAGATAAGCGTGTGTCTTTACCAATAACCACTCTTAATGGTTCATTTACATCTTTACCGGCTTGTTGTTTCAATATAGTACCAACAGCCATACCTACTTTCATAGCTATATCTGGAGTAATGGGATAACTATTTGCTCTTCCTCTAATACCATCAGTACCAAATAATTTTCTCATCAACAAAACTCCTTATAACAAAATGTTAAAGTCAATTATCGTTATTCAATAAAAATTATAAAATAACGATAATTGACACTATAGAACAAATTATTAACTTATTTAATATTCCTGCTAACTTAACCAAATTTCTCACTAATAATAGAACGTTCATTCTATTATTAGTTTAAGAATTACTTTTTTGATTGTCTACTTCACCAGCATCATCATTAGATTTTTTTACTTTTTTTATAGTCCTTTTTTTAGACTTTGGTAAAGCTACTGAATTGTTACTTTCTTCTAAAGGACTATCTTCTCTAACTAACTTTTCCCCTAGCATAACTTTTTGTATTTCTTCACCAGTTAGAGTTTCATATTCTAACAAGCCTAAAGCGATAGCATGCCATTCTTTTCTATGAACTGTTAAAATACGTATAGCCTCTTGATATGCTTCATCAATAAAGCGCCTTATTTCCTTATCAATTAATTTAGCAGTATCATCGGATAAAGGCTGACTCGAATCATAGCCAAAATGAGATTCCTCTGGTGATCTTCCATATGCTACTCGTCCTAAACTATCTGAAAAGCCCCAACGCATTACCATAGAACGCGCTAATTTAGTTGCTTGTTCAATATCAGACGAAGCACCTGAAGTAATAAAATCCTTACCAAATTGCAATTCTTCAGCTACCCTGCCCCCCATCATTATCACTAGACGTGATAACATCCAACGATAACTGACTGAATATCTATCTCCTTCTGGTAATTGCATTACCATACCTAAAGCTCTACCACGAGGTATAATAGTAGCCTTATGTACAGGATCGGCATGTGGTACATGTAAAGCCACTACTGCATGCCCCGCTTCATGATAAGCAGTGAGTTCTTTTTCAGCTTGTGTCATAGCATTACTACGACGCTCTGCACCCATCATTACTTTATCTTTAGCATCTTCAAACTCTTGCATGGTAACTAATCGTTTATTACGACGAGCAGCCATTAGTGCAGCTTCATTGACTAGATTCATCAATTCCGCTCCTGAAAATCCAGGAGTTCCACGTGCTAATATTTTTAAATCTACATTTGGCGCAAGCGGTACATTACGAACATGAACTTTTAAAATTTGCTCTCTGCCTATAACATCTGGGTTAGGTACAACTACTTGACGGTCAAAACGCCCCGGTCTCAATAAAGCTGGATCCAAAACATCAGGTCTATTTGTAGCTGCAATTAAAATAATACTTTGGTTAGCTTCAAAACCATCCATTTCTACTAATAATTGGTTTAACGTTTGTTCACGTTCATCATTACCACCACCAAGTCCAACACCTCTTTGTCTACCAACGGCGTCTATTTCATCAATAAAAATTATACAAGGTGAATTTTTTTTAGCCTGTTCAAACATATCTCTAACACGGCTAGCACCTACACCGACAAACATTTCAACGAAATCAGATCCTGAAATACTAAAAAAAGGTACATTTGCCTCACCCGCTACAGCACGAGCTAATAATGTTTTACCAGTTCCTGGAGGACCAACTAATAAAACACCCCTAGGTATACGACCACCCAATTTTTGAAATTTCTTTGGATCCTTTAAAAAATCTACTATTTCCTCTAGATCTGCTTTTGCCTCATCTACTCCAGCAACATCACCAAAGGTAACTTTTCCATGCGCTTCATTTAATAATTTTGCTTTAGATTTACCAAATCCTAAAGCACCCTTACCGCCCCCTTGCATTTGTCGCATAAAGAATATCCAAATGGCTAAAATAATTAACAATGGTAACCAAGTTAAAAAATAACCTAAAAAACCATTACCTTCAGATGGAGCAGCGGCATTTATAATAACATTTTTCTTTTCTAAACGCTGAATCAAATTAGCATCGGCTGGAGTATAAGTAGTAAATTTATTATTATTTCGATAAACACCACTAACTCTTGGCCCTACCATATTTATTTCTTTTACTTCCTCATTATCAATCTTCTTTAAAAATTCAGAATAAGGAATATTCGGAACTTGATCACGTTTAATATCACCATTAATATATTGGAAAATAATAAAACCTAATAAAGCAAAGATAGCCCATAAGGCAAAATTACGGTAATTGAATGTCATTTTTTACTTATCTCACATCTTCAATAATATATTCTCTCTCTTAACATAAGAAATTAAATCTCTTTTGCCAAGATTTTATTGTTCAATAATAAAGTTATTAAAAGTATATTTGTTTTCTTTCCCCAACAAATCTGATAATTTTTTATAAATTTCAATATCATAAATATTCGTCATAAAATAAAATGGTTGTAATAAATATTCTACTTCTAAATTTTTATATTTCAAAAAACTTCCTGCTGGTATCTCAAAAACACCATATTCACTAGAAATTTTAACACCATCGGCAAAAAAACTTGCCGGCTCTATTAACAATTGATAATTTTGTTTATTCCTTATTAAAAATCTATTGTCCCATATTTTTTGACTATTTGGCAAAATTACCTGTGATTTTAAATGTCTTTTCTCTCTCGATAGAATTAATTCTGATTTAGATTTTTTTATTATACTACGTGCTATAGTTATAGATTTACCATTAGATAACTTAAGCAAATTATTAAATAGTTTTTCTTGATCAGACCATGATAATAAATAACTATTTCCACCAATTATAGATACTAATAAATTAACAGCAAAAGCTACTTTCTTTTTATAGGGCGCTTCGCCTAGCAAAGCAATAGGTAACAATAATTTACCGCTATCCCAGCTAATATTAAATGAAGATAATAAGCTCAAAGTTTCTTTATTTAAATTGATTCTTCTAGTAACCGCCGACTGTAAATTAACTCTATTGATATTAGGATTAATATTCTGCAGTAATTTTCTTACTCTTGGTCTTTCGTAGGCAAGATCTTCATTAGTTGGATCATCAACCCAAACTATTTTATTTGTTTTTAAATAATGACGTAAATCTGCTCGTTTAACATCTAATAATGGACGTAACAAAAAAAATTTATTAAATAAGATTGATATCGGCGGTATACCAGCTTCACCGCGTCCTTGACCTCTTATTTGTCTCATATAGATAGTTTCTTTTTGATCATCCCAAGTATGACCCACCCACAAATATTTAGAACCAATAACTTTCATATATTCAGTTAATAAAGTATATCTAGCAGTTCTAGCATGCATAGGTAAAGAATGTTCTGGCTTAGTATCTTGCCACTTAATTATTTTATGATGGATATTGTAACTTTTACAAAATTCTGCCACAAATTTAGCTTCATCAGCAGATTCTGCTCGTAAATCGTGATCAATAGTAACAGCATAAAGATTAGATAATAAGTTATTTTTTTTGAAATAATTATATAATAAAAATAATAATGCTAAAGAATCACCACCACCTGAAACAGCTACTGTAAATTTATTATTAGATAGAGAAATAGAGCTTAACTGAAGTTCAGTAAATTTATCAGTTAAAAAATTTTTTATTGAGGAATCTAATGAATCTATCACTTATCTTCAACCACTAATAGAACTTTACCACCTCCAGAACCACATTTACTTATAGTCTCACAACTATAATTAGCACCAACAGAAGTAATTTTTAAACGCTTTGAATCAATTTCATGTCCTAATAAATATTGCTGCACGGCTAAAGCTCTTTTATAACCTAATAAAGTTGCAAAATCATTAATATTGTGACTTCCAGCATAACCTACAATAAGGATATTCTTATTAAGATTTTGCTCTAACCAAGTTATTTGTTTTGCTAAAATTACCTTTGATTCTTCACTTAAGCTGTATATATTTTTATCAAATTTTATATTATTAGCTACTTTTTCTTGAGTTGGTTGCAAAATGCCCAACTCATAACTTCTAATATTTTTATTCGCACAAGCATATAAAGTCAAAAAAGATAAACTAATAAAAAATTTAATTATTATATTGTAATTTTTCTTAAACATATTTAACCTATAATTGCTAATGTAGATAGTAAGACCAATCTGCATCTTGAGCTACATTTGGCGTGTTGATAAGCGTTTCATTGTGACCAGAAATATCAATTTTATACAAATGTGGTGTTCCATCTAACCATTTAGTAAATATTATTTCTTGACCATTCGGTGAGAAAGATGCTCCATCAATATGCTCTGCTATTGATAAAATCTTCATTGCTGTTCCGTTAGGTTTCATAGTAGCCAAAGCAATATTAATATCATTTTTATATATAAAAGCTATGAGATCTCCATTTGGGCTCCAAACAGGTTTAAAATATTCTCCGGCATTTTTAGATATTCTTGTTAGTCCTTTACCATGAGAATTCATCACATATAGATCTTGTCCACCGTTAAGATCAGACGAAAAAACAATATATTTACCATCAGGAGAATAGAATGGAGAAATATCATTATATATACTAAATGTTAATTGTCGTTTACGTTTAGTTAATAAATCTAATTCATAAATATTAGACCCATTCCACTCATCAAATATACTTACTAACATACGTTGATTATCAGAAGAGATAGCTTGAGAAAAACCAATTCCATAATCGTCTAACAACAGTTCTTCTTGACCATTCTGTAAGTCTAAACTATATAATTTGGCTATATTATTAACAAATTTAAAATAAGTGATAAAATTATGTTTAGGTGATAATTTAGGTGACACTATCAAATCTTCAGAAGTAGGTAAATAACATATATTATTTCCATCTTGATCCATAATAACTATTTTATTTTTAGGTTCATAGACAGTACCTTGATTTTCTATATAAGCAATTCTACTATCAAAATTACTTTTTAAACTAAAAATTTTAGTATATAACATATCGGATATTATATGTGCGACATGATGCACGCCGGCCTTGGCAACAGTTAATTGACGAGCATCTAACTGTTTATTACGATAGACATCCCAAATTCTTACGTTAATCTGATATTTATCTTGTTCAAAATAGTCAACTGAGATTACAGTTAATAACTGTGCGTCTATTGTTTTCCATAAATTAAAATTAGGTTCTTTATTAATGGATAAATTTTCTATTTTATTAGCTGGAACAAAAGAAACCATATTAGTTTTAGTTAAATTATTAAATATCAATTTATATATTTCTGCGCCAGAGTCATCAACAGAAGCTATAGTTGGTATAGCTATACGAATAGGAGCAATATTTTTTCCTGAAATATTAATTATAGAAGTAGCATAAGGATTTATAGGAACAAAAAACAGACACACCGTACAGATGAAAATATATTTTTTAACAAGGTTAAAAGCAACTAAAAAATTTTGCATTTACTAATTTCCAAAATAACTAAATCTTAAATTAGATATAATGCATATTCACCCTTTTTAGCAAGGAAAATTACTATTAATTATAGTTAGTATCCATTTGGATAAAAATTAATTTGAATTTTTTCCCATAAATCATAACGTTCACTAGATAATTTAAATGGGCTACAAGCTATGATAGCTCTTTTTGCTGTAGATTCTAACATGTCAACCCGCTTATGTACTCCTTTTACCACAATCAATGGTTCACCTTTAATGGTACCATCTTTAAACATATTTAAATAAAAAATAATTACAACTTCATCCACTCTAGAACCGCCGATTATTTGCCATTGTGTTTCTAAACATTGCTTGAGACCTTCTAACTCTGCTCTATGCAATTGTTTACGCGCCTCATCATCTGACTGTTTTGTAGAAATATTCCGTAAAAAACTCTCCACATTTTCAGTTTCTAATGAATTTCTTATTTCTGTTCTAGATTTCTTATCATTCTCAACAGGTGTAGAGTCTACCTCTTCAAGCTCTTTTTCTATTGCTGCAACGTCTAATACCAACGATGTTTGTTCTTCGGTTTTAATTCGCTCTTTATTAGTCAAATCTACCGGTACGGGTATTTCTTCTTCCTTTTTCACTTGCTCTTCATTGGTTAAATCTACTGGTGAAGATATTTGCTCTTCCTTTTTAGCCCGCATTTTATTAGTTAAATCTACTGGTATAGGTATTTGCTCTTCCTTTTTAACCGGCTCTTTATTAGTCAAATCTACGGGTACAGGTATTTGTTCTTCTATTTTGGCCAGATCTTTATTAACCACATCTATTACCTTCTGCTCTGATTGTTGAAGGTTAATAGGCTCTTCCTCTGCTAAATCTAAATTTATTTTCTCCTCAGGAACATAAGCTTGAGTAATCAACGATTCAACTTCTGGCGATGAATCTTTTATTGCGATCGATTCTCTTAAAAAGTTGTCTTCTTTTTCTTTATCGTGGTTAATTGAAGCTAAATTTTCTTCCTCACCATCTATTGGCTCATTTATTGAGTCCACCTTATCCGCAACTTCATCAGCAACTATTTCATTTACCGGCGAGGATTTAACATCTGGTATAGATTCTTTCATCTCCTCTTGTATTATATTTTCCGCTATAACTTCTGCTGCTTTTGTAGAATTTTGCTGATGTTTATTCTCTATAACAGATGAATTATTATCCTTTTGTTCTATAGTTTCTTCTATATTCGCTGGAAAAGATATAACTTCATTTTCTAATTCTGTATTAGTTTCTATATCAGTCTCTATTTCTTTTTCCCCTGTAACTTTCGTAACAAATTCTACATTTTCCTTATCTTTTATTTCAATATCTTCTAGAGGTTTATCTAATTTTTGCTCAATAATATTATCTAACGTTATTGTTATAACCGGCTTATCAACTTCTTGATAAGGCGTTTTATGCCCTAAAAAGAAAGCCAAAAAAAGAAAAATATGAATTAATATAGCATATAAAAAGGGGCGTTTCATTTTATCCCTAAATTAATCAGCGGTTAAACTCGCTAAAGCAACATTACTAAAGCCTACTTGTTGTAAAACAGCAATAACTTCTAATACCTTACCGTAATTAAGATTCTTATCACTTCTTACCCATATTCTAGCATCAGTACCTAAATCATTCTTTAATGAGGTCAATTTTGCAAGCAGCTCATCCACAGTAAATATTTTATTATCAATATTTATCTGACCTTCAGCTGTCAAAGTTATTGTAAGAGATTTATTTTCTGCAGCAGGTAAACTAGACGCGCTAGTTTTCGGTAAGTTAATCTCTACTCCTGTCACTAACATCGGAGCAGTCACAATAAAAATAATCAATAAAACCAGCATAACATCCACAAAAGGTGTAACGTTAATTTCACTGATAAACTGTTTCCTACGTTTTTTTTTTCTATAATTAGATGAACTCATATTATTCATCTCCAGAAGATTTTTTTATTTCACTCAAGTTACTTTTATGATCTAAGATAGATAATTCTACCGCTTGTCGAGATAAATTTATCGCTAAATCATCCGCAAAAATCTCTAACCTATGACTTAAATGTAATATTTTTTCAGAAAATCTATTATATGCAACCACAGCAGGAATAGCCACAATAAGACCTAGAGCTGTCGCGAGTAAAGCTTCTGCTATGCCCGGTGCAACTACTGCTAAACTAGTATTTTTAGAAATAGCTATTGATTGAAAAGCATCTATAATACCAATCACGGTTCCTAATAATCCAACAAAAGGCGCG
The Bartonella sp. DGB1 genome window above contains:
- the ptsP gene encoding phosphoenolpyruvate--protein phosphotransferase, whose amino-acid sequence is MLDNLVDPKAKALLTNLRLSLTENHHPQQRLNDIVEKIASFLNTDICSIYILQADDSLQLYATKGLNQEAVHKVRLVLGQGLIGTIAASNRILNLKHAPDHPNFYYVKETNEDDLSAFLGVPILRMGRCFGVLAIQSKEQKLYSDEELNALKTSAIVLSELMRAGELPFFEQSRFAYDLFQPLSLAGVSLNKGLAIGSVILQEPIIVIDKILNDNVEQELIRLQTALEETRLLINNMLNRIDIVNTEESKDILETYKMFAYDKGWINRIEASIQQGFSAEASVEKERNEIKARFQRIQTPYLKERFSDFEDLCNRLLRILMGKNTQIEAKNLPKGSILIARSLSAAQLLDYPNGHLTGLVLEDGSRHSHVTIVAKSLGIPVIGQIDNITELAANGNKIILDGDLGELHLRPSEELEQKYKIKDQLNQAKVLSYRQQKDTATITKDGVEIKLFLNAGLSVDLKHLEETGAAGIGLLRTELHFMMANHLPRLETQEQFYRSIINQAKGKPVIFRTLDVGSDKHLSYFPNKSLEQNPALGWRATRLALQRPALLRNQLRALLRASNEIDLHIMFPLISEVFELKALKALVDKELAYLNNFGYKTPKKLYLGSMIEVPSLLWQLDELFNAVDFVSIGSNDLFQFFVAADRCNKLLSDYFDPLSGSFLRCLLNIIQAGERHKKTVSLCGEMASDPLMAMALIGLGLKQFSVNAMNFGAVKNMLISLNAKQLQAEFIKIIQQPITTASSREWLEKFAKDNKVEL
- the prfA gene encoding peptide chain release factor 1; its protein translation is MITFSLTRLEQVEKRFQTIEHQLTQDIDPSTYASLASDYAELQELVMAIRNWKKANHELNDIEQLLKDTNADSDMKIMAQEEKLALQTQIEELAQQIKLLMLPKDESDSKNVILEIRAGTGGLEAALFAGDLFRMYEKYAASKKWKVEIVSTSEGDAGGFKEIIASISGKSVFSYLKFESGVHRVQRVPDTEASGRIHTSAATVAVLPEAEEIDIEIKNEDIRIDTMRASGAGGQHVNTTDSAVRITHIPTGIIVVQAEKSQHQNRERAMQVLRSRLYDMQRQQAEAERSAHRKGQVGSGDRSERIRTYNFPQGRVTDHRINLTLYKLDKILEGDLNELISALITDQQSKLLAEMDQ
- the prmC gene encoding peptide chain release factor N(5)-glutamine methyltransferase, with protein sequence MNGISLSKLWQQSKLKLEILCNDDNRNIIYLEGRLLLAFVCKIHWQEIFLNPDKIIANDKVQLLNDYLERLINQEPIYRIIGCKDFYGREFKFSNNILEPRDDTIALIELVRPILVKQNHLTALDIGCGSGIITVTLLAEFPHLEMTAVDISAEALKITLDNAITHQVNDRLTLINSDLFNNLTGKFNLIISNPPYLSQDDMNNLDNKVKNFDPHIALFGGEDGLKFYKNIAKQAKDFLANNGYIAVEIGKGQATDIIKIFTNENFNFLQYNKDLAGITRALLFQND
- the glmM gene encoding phosphoglucosamine mutase, translated to MMRKLFGTDGIRGRANSYPITPDIAMKVGMAVGTILKQQAGKDVNEPLRVVIGKDTRLSCYMLENALVSGFTAVAADVFLLGPIPTPAVAMLCRSMRADVGVMVSASHNPYYDNGIKLFCPDGYKFSDELELKIERLMQSDLTKYFAKDEYIGRTRRVSGDIYRYIEFAKRTLGNISLSGLRIVVDCANGAGYKAAPCALWELGAEVITINDQPNGLNINQGCGSTNLDSLIKKVKETRADMGMALDGDADRVVMVDENGHIVDGDQLLAIIVRKWMEEQKLRGGGVVATIMSNLGLERFLNGKGLDLIRTQVGDRYVVEYMRKNGYNVGGEQSGHVVLSDFATTGDGLIAALQVIGYAKEQQKTLSQLAHQFEKVPQYYKNIPIINKNIINNEKVKQVIKEAEAKLHNIGRLVIRPSGTEPLIRIMGEGDDRDLIKTIIDNLEDVIKSNNLNKN